A single genomic interval of Arachis duranensis cultivar V14167 chromosome 7, aradu.V14167.gnm2.J7QH, whole genome shotgun sequence harbors:
- the LOC107457678 gene encoding uncharacterized protein LOC107457678 gives MGFSKEEKSKRVLRVVKTLFFLITMIMSLLLISAPTILVIADALLPSALLSVFSSSSLLSPPSSIKTTLFSHLQNYDFRYSLVDIPLLSIARSLVIFCVYSLCDGPRLSNGPYLGVTTVCSVFSLMLVSLKAVYIFGSGTTAATKEYYYVRSSEIALFVCSYVFAVGHVVVAYRTSCRERRKLLVYKIDIEAISACKNGYSRYPKKILVEERVK, from the exons ATGGGTTTTtcaaaagaagagaaatcaaAGAGGGTATTGAGGGTTGTGAAGACActtttctttttaatcacaATGATTATGTCATTGCTTCTCATCTCTGCTCCCACCATTCTTGTTATTGCCGATGCTCTGCTTCCCTCTGCTCTTCTctctgttttttcttcttcatcattgtTGTCGCCGCCATCATCTATCAAAACAACTCTGTTTTCTCATCTTCAGAATTACGATTTTCGATACTCCCTCGTCGATATCCCCCTCCTATCCATCGCTCGATCTCTCGTTATATTCT GTGTTTATAGCTTATGTGATGGGCCAAGGCTTTCAAATGGTccatatttgggtgtaacaacGGTGTGTTCGGTGTTTTCTTTGATGCTTGTGTCATTGAAAGCTGTTTACATATTTGGGAGTGGAACAACAGCAGCAACAAAAGAGTATTATTATGTTAGAAGCTCCGAAATAGCTTTATTTGTGTGCTCTTATGTTTTTGCTGTGGGGCATGTTGTTGTTGCATACAGAACAAGTTGCAGAGAGAGAAGGAAGCTTTTGGTCTACAAAATTGACATTGAAGCT ATTTCAGCTTGTAAAAATGGGTATTCTCGGTATCCAAAGAAGATTCTTGTAGAAGAGAGAGTCAAATGA